The Streptomyces sp. Mut1 genome window below encodes:
- a CDS encoding ferredoxin--NADP reductase — MSPAPLTVRVVEVIRETADAHSLVLEPADGHRDAFGYAPGQFLTVRVPSERPGGAARCYSLCSSPVRDRHLKVTVKRTAGGYASHWICDHVTEGDTLEVLPPAGTFTPDSLDGDFLLLAAGSGITPVMSILTSALHAGTGHVTLIYANRDERSVIFHDELARLTAESGDRLTVLHWLESARGRPTASGLRALAGPYAGRPAFVCGPGPFMDLATGALTGLGVPARLITVERFTSLAGDPFAERAPMPWSAAPVSTAEVELDGERRTVEWPRDTPLLDVLLAAGLDAPYSCREGSCSACACVLVKGEAAMERNDVLDAQDLADGLILACQARPVSDRLHITYDG; from the coding sequence ATGAGCCCGGCTCCGCTGACCGTGCGCGTCGTGGAGGTGATCCGCGAGACGGCCGACGCCCACTCCCTCGTCCTGGAACCGGCCGACGGACACCGGGACGCGTTCGGCTACGCGCCGGGCCAGTTCCTCACCGTCCGGGTGCCGTCCGAGCGCCCCGGCGGAGCCGCCCGCTGCTACTCCCTGTGCAGCTCCCCGGTGCGCGACCGGCACCTCAAGGTCACCGTCAAGCGCACCGCCGGGGGGTACGCCTCCCACTGGATCTGCGACCACGTCACCGAGGGCGACACCCTGGAGGTCCTGCCGCCCGCCGGCACCTTCACCCCCGACTCGCTCGACGGCGACTTCCTGCTGCTCGCCGCGGGCAGCGGCATCACCCCGGTGATGTCGATCCTCACCTCCGCCCTGCACGCCGGGACCGGCCACGTCACCCTGATCTACGCCAACCGCGACGAGCGGTCCGTCATCTTCCACGACGAACTCGCCCGCCTGACAGCCGAATCCGGCGACCGGCTCACGGTGCTGCACTGGCTGGAGTCCGCCCGGGGCAGGCCCACCGCGTCCGGACTGCGGGCCCTGGCCGGTCCGTACGCCGGGCGGCCCGCGTTCGTCTGCGGGCCCGGCCCCTTCATGGACCTGGCCACCGGCGCGCTCACCGGCCTGGGGGTGCCGGCCCGGCTGATCACCGTGGAGCGGTTCACCTCGCTGGCCGGCGACCCGTTCGCCGAGCGCGCCCCGATGCCGTGGTCCGCCGCGCCCGTCAGCACCGCGGAGGTGGAACTGGACGGGGAGCGCCGCACCGTCGAGTGGCCGCGGGACACGCCCCTGCTGGACGTGCTGCTCGCCGCCGGCCTGGACGCCCCGTACTCCTGCCGCGAGGGCAGTTGCAGCGCCTGCGCCTGCGTCCTGGTCAAGGGCGAGGCGGCGATGGAGCGCAACGACGTCCTGGACGCCCAGGACCTCGCCGACGGGCTGATCCTCGCCTGCCAGGCCCGCCCGGTCAGCGACCGGCTGCACATCACCTACGACGGCTGA
- a CDS encoding FAD-binding protein has protein sequence MSAPARSAWDEEFDFVVVGSGGGGMAAALTAADSGLSTLVVEKGAKYGGTTAISGGGIWIPNNPTLRARGHDDSRESVRRYLDRLTEDRVPGARLDAYIDQGPAAMELLGRSRWMRFFWVKGYADYHPEYDGGRPLGRSVEALPFDTRKLGEDEKYQRPNSLKGPLGLWITAKDYRDLAMVKRTWRGRRASLTAAWRVSSNMIRRRHMATGGRALVARMRMALKDAAVPLWLRTPMTELVTEGGAVTGIVVQRDGRTVRVGARHGVLLATGGFDHNQEMREKYLPEGSRADHSAGAVENVGDGIVAGQELGAALDFMDDAWWMPSVHHPAGATIPLVSERCIPPSVIVSGDGHRFTNESSPYVNFVHDQLAGGHVPAWFVMDAKARARYPFAQILPGVPFPKAFYENGTVHRADTVAELARKTGIPEDTLTATVARFNGFARSGQDTDFGRGDSAYDRYYGDPTLKNPNLDEIDKAPYYAVRIEVGDLGTKGGLVCDEHSRVLREDGTAITGLYATGNTSASVMANEYAGPGATIGPSIVFGYVAARHAATASAPRPAGAPGGTP, from the coding sequence GTGAGCGCCCCGGCCCGGAGCGCCTGGGACGAGGAGTTCGACTTCGTCGTGGTCGGCAGCGGCGGAGGCGGCATGGCCGCCGCGCTGACCGCGGCCGACAGCGGCCTTTCCACCCTCGTGGTGGAGAAGGGCGCCAAGTACGGCGGCACCACCGCCATCTCCGGCGGCGGCATCTGGATCCCGAACAACCCCACGCTGCGCGCCAGGGGCCACGACGACAGCCGTGAATCCGTACGCCGCTACCTGGACCGGCTCACCGAGGACCGGGTGCCCGGCGCACGCCTCGACGCGTACATCGACCAGGGGCCCGCCGCGATGGAACTCCTCGGCCGGAGCCGGTGGATGCGGTTCTTCTGGGTCAAGGGCTACGCCGACTACCACCCCGAGTACGACGGCGGCCGCCCCCTCGGCCGGTCCGTCGAGGCGCTGCCCTTCGACACCCGCAAGCTCGGCGAGGACGAGAAGTACCAGCGGCCCAACAGCCTCAAGGGCCCGCTCGGACTGTGGATCACCGCGAAGGACTACCGCGACCTCGCCATGGTCAAGCGGACCTGGCGCGGACGCCGGGCCTCCCTGACCGCCGCCTGGCGGGTCTCCTCCAACATGATCCGCCGCCGCCACATGGCCACCGGGGGGCGCGCCCTGGTGGCCAGGATGCGCATGGCACTGAAGGACGCGGCCGTCCCCCTCTGGCTGCGCACTCCGATGACCGAACTCGTCACCGAGGGCGGCGCGGTCACCGGCATCGTCGTCCAGCGGGACGGCCGGACCGTCCGGGTCGGCGCCCGCCACGGAGTGCTCCTGGCCACCGGAGGGTTCGACCACAACCAGGAGATGCGCGAGAAGTACCTCCCCGAGGGCAGCCGCGCCGACCACAGCGCCGGCGCCGTCGAGAACGTCGGCGACGGCATCGTCGCCGGCCAGGAACTCGGCGCCGCACTCGACTTCATGGACGACGCCTGGTGGATGCCGTCCGTGCACCACCCGGCGGGCGCGACGATCCCGCTCGTCTCCGAGCGGTGCATCCCCCCGTCCGTGATCGTCTCCGGCGACGGCCACCGCTTCACCAACGAGTCGTCGCCGTACGTGAACTTCGTCCACGACCAGCTCGCCGGCGGGCACGTCCCCGCCTGGTTCGTCATGGACGCCAAGGCCCGTGCCCGCTACCCGTTCGCCCAGATCCTGCCCGGCGTGCCCTTCCCCAAGGCGTTCTACGAGAACGGCACCGTGCACCGCGCCGACACCGTCGCGGAACTGGCCCGGAAGACCGGCATACCCGAGGACACCCTCACCGCCACCGTCGCACGGTTCAACGGCTTCGCCAGGTCCGGCCAGGACACCGATTTCGGGCGCGGCGACAGCGCGTACGACCGCTACTACGGCGACCCGACGCTGAAGAACCCCAACCTGGACGAGATCGACAAGGCCCCCTACTACGCGGTCCGCATCGAGGTCGGCGACCTCGGGACCAAGGGCGGCCTGGTCTGCGACGAACACAGCAGGGTGCTGCGCGAGGACGGCACGGCCATCACCGGCCTGTACGCCACCGGCAACACCTCCGCCTCCGTGATGGCCAACGAGTACGCGGGACCGGGCGCCACCATCGGCCCGTCCATCGTCTTCGGCTACGTCGCCGCCCGGCACGCCGCCACCGCCTCCGCGCCCCGCCCGGCCGGCGCACCCGGAGGCACGCCATGA
- a CDS encoding alpha/beta fold hydrolase, translating to MTELSHDSTLRELATDQGVLRYHEAGDGPPLLLLHGSGPGVTGWRNYRHNLGVFAGHFRCLVLEFPGFGVSDPADGHPMATAASAVTRFLDGLGLDRVDIIGNSMGGIIGTRFALAQPERVRRLVTIGGIGRNLFSPGPGEGIKLLSEFTDHPTREGLVRWLGSMVYDRSLVTEELIEERWAQATDPETLAAARRMYGTEAFAAQAAAAAASDTAPYWAMLHRLRAKTLLTWGRDDRVSPVDMALLPMRTIPDAELHVFPDCGHWVMIEQKAAWESAVLAFLTRQDAA from the coding sequence ATGACGGAGCTCAGCCACGACTCCACACTCCGCGAACTCGCCACCGACCAAGGCGTGTTGCGTTACCACGAGGCCGGCGACGGCCCGCCCCTGCTCCTGCTGCACGGCTCGGGGCCCGGCGTCACCGGCTGGCGCAACTACCGCCACAACCTCGGGGTGTTCGCCGGGCACTTCCGCTGCCTCGTCCTGGAATTCCCCGGCTTCGGGGTCAGCGACCCCGCCGACGGACACCCGATGGCGACGGCCGCGTCCGCCGTGACCCGGTTCCTGGACGGGCTCGGACTCGACCGCGTCGACATCATCGGCAACTCGATGGGCGGCATCATCGGCACCCGCTTCGCCCTCGCACAGCCGGAACGGGTGCGGCGCCTGGTCACGATCGGCGGCATCGGCCGCAACCTCTTCAGCCCCGGCCCCGGCGAGGGCATCAAGCTGCTCTCCGAGTTCACCGACCACCCCACCCGCGAGGGCCTGGTCCGCTGGCTCGGCTCCATGGTGTACGACCGGTCGCTGGTGACCGAGGAGCTGATCGAGGAGCGGTGGGCACAGGCCACCGACCCCGAGACCCTCGCCGCCGCCCGCCGCATGTACGGCACCGAGGCGTTCGCCGCCCAGGCCGCCGCCGCTGCCGCTTCCGACACCGCGCCGTACTGGGCGATGCTCCACCGGCTGCGCGCGAAGACCCTGCTCACCTGGGGCCGCGACGACCGGGTCAGCCCGGTCGACATGGCACTGCTGCCGATGCGCACCATCCCCGACGCGGAACTGCACGTCTTCCCCGACTGCGGGCACTGGGTGATGATCGAACAGAAGGCCGCCTGGGAGAGCGCGGTACTCGCCTTCCTCACCCGTCAGGACGCGGCGTGA
- a CDS encoding flavin reductase family protein → MTAEPLSAPEACEETEPNPQRMRRTMGSFASGVTVVTGLGRDGVPAGFACQSFASVSLEPALVLFCADHRGRAWPRIREAGRFAVNILAEGQTDLCGRFGSSKGRKYEGLDWEVSRWGTPSLPGVLTRVHADVYDVHGAGDHDVVLGRVLALETLSEEGRPMLFFRGGFGIGDPAAPAPPGPWGWGDLWG, encoded by the coding sequence ATGACCGCAGAGCCCCTGTCCGCGCCCGAGGCATGCGAGGAGACCGAGCCGAACCCTCAGCGGATGCGGCGCACGATGGGGAGTTTCGCCTCCGGCGTCACGGTGGTGACGGGCCTCGGCCGGGACGGCGTCCCGGCCGGCTTCGCCTGCCAGTCGTTCGCTTCCGTCTCGCTGGAACCGGCCCTGGTGCTGTTCTGCGCCGACCACCGGGGGCGTGCCTGGCCGAGGATCAGGGAGGCGGGGCGGTTCGCCGTGAACATCCTGGCCGAGGGGCAGACGGATCTCTGCGGCCGGTTCGGTTCGAGCAAGGGCCGCAAGTACGAGGGGCTGGACTGGGAGGTCTCCCGCTGGGGGACGCCGTCCCTGCCGGGCGTCCTCACGCGGGTGCACGCCGATGTGTACGACGTGCACGGCGCGGGCGACCACGATGTGGTGCTGGGCCGGGTCCTCGCCCTGGAGACCCTGAGCGAGGAGGGCCGTCCGATGCTTTTCTTCCGCGGCGGCTTCGGCATCGGTGACCCGGCGGCCCCGGCGCCTCCGGGCCCGTGGGGGTGGGGCGACCTGTGGGGGTGA
- a CDS encoding IclR family transcriptional regulator: MVERVTLIMDVFEGRTARLSLEEVARSTQLPRSTAHRILDQLVRLRWLEHTGLGYGLGRRALGLGGGDGAHSRIREAAASRLHHLQIKTGLVVHLAVLDGAEVHYLDKVGGRFAAAVPSRVGGRAPAHSTALGKAMLAWLEPEDVEARAAGLTGRLTRRTIADLGTLHQELNRVRRRHGLAFERGECFPDIACVAAAVRGPEGPVAAISLVGDAWSPLEKVAPLVVDAARQVSAELFPERQTPVRGGRRAAAAPEETWSPQAMDSLLAAGQYGDWQ, translated from the coding sequence ATGGTCGAGCGGGTGACGCTGATCATGGACGTCTTCGAAGGCAGGACGGCCAGGCTGTCCCTGGAGGAGGTGGCCCGGTCCACCCAGCTGCCCAGGTCGACGGCGCACCGCATTCTCGACCAGCTGGTACGGCTGCGCTGGCTGGAGCACACCGGTCTCGGCTACGGGCTCGGGCGCCGCGCGCTCGGCCTCGGCGGCGGGGACGGCGCGCACAGCAGGATCAGGGAGGCCGCCGCCTCCCGGCTGCACCACCTCCAGATCAAGACCGGCCTCGTCGTCCACCTGGCCGTCCTGGACGGGGCCGAGGTGCACTACCTGGACAAGGTCGGCGGGCGCTTCGCCGCTGCCGTCCCCTCCCGGGTCGGCGGCCGGGCACCGGCCCACTCGACCGCGCTCGGCAAGGCGATGCTGGCCTGGCTGGAGCCGGAGGACGTCGAGGCCAGGGCCGCCGGGCTCACCGGCCGGCTGACCCGGCGCACCATCGCCGATCTCGGCACCCTGCACCAGGAGCTCAACCGGGTCCGGCGCCGTCACGGCCTCGCCTTCGAGCGCGGCGAGTGCTTCCCGGACATCGCGTGCGTGGCCGCCGCCGTCCGGGGCCCGGAGGGGCCGGTCGCCGCGATCTCCCTGGTGGGGGACGCCTGGTCGCCCCTGGAGAAGGTGGCCCCGCTCGTCGTGGACGCGGCACGGCAGGTGTCCGCCGAGCTGTTCCCGGAGCGGCAGACCCCGGTCCGGGGCGGGCGGCGGGCGGCGGCCGCACCCGAGGAGACGTGGTCGCCGCAGGCCATGGACAGCCTGCTCGCGGCGGGGCAGTACGGGGACTGGCAGTAG
- a CDS encoding acyl-CoA-like ligand-binding transcription factor: MSDDPPLGLRERKKRATRDALAGTALRMAAERGFEHVTVEAVTDAVGVSVRTFFNYFPCLEDAITRPGQENAERTRRAVLNAPEHLSALEALSEAIAQELAQIEEDHERWELQMAVLRKSPALLPNFLAARGADETAMVAVVAERLGQDPETDLYPRLLAHVALAAVRAAVEVWVASGRTRTFQGLYREAFAALAAGLRT; this comes from the coding sequence ATGAGCGACGACCCGCCCCTGGGGCTGCGTGAACGCAAGAAGCGCGCCACGCGTGACGCCCTGGCCGGCACGGCGCTGCGCATGGCGGCCGAGCGCGGCTTCGAGCACGTGACCGTGGAAGCGGTCACCGATGCCGTCGGCGTCTCCGTCCGCACGTTCTTCAACTACTTCCCGTGCCTGGAGGACGCGATCACGCGCCCCGGCCAGGAGAACGCCGAACGGACCCGCCGGGCCGTGCTCAACGCCCCGGAGCACCTCTCGGCGCTCGAAGCCCTCAGCGAGGCCATCGCCCAGGAACTCGCCCAGATCGAGGAGGACCACGAGCGCTGGGAGCTCCAGATGGCGGTCCTTCGCAAAAGCCCCGCCCTGCTCCCGAACTTCCTGGCCGCCCGGGGCGCCGACGAGACCGCGATGGTCGCCGTCGTCGCCGAACGCCTCGGCCAGGACCCCGAGACCGACCTCTATCCACGGCTGCTCGCGCATGTGGCCCTGGCCGCCGTGCGCGCCGCCGTCGAGGTCTGGGTGGCGTCGGGCCGTACGCGCACCTTCCAGGGCCTGTACCGCGAGGCGTTCGCCGCGCTGGCCGCCGGCCTGCGGACCTGA
- a CDS encoding MDR family MFS transporter — protein MTAAVTPETGAAGAIEGPAPGMTRRQILQAMSGLMAGMFVAILASTVVSNALPRIIADLHGSQSSYTWVVTAELLAMTATVPIWGKLSDLYDKKLLIQLSLSMFIAGSLVAGFSHSVGLLIVSRVVQGIGAGGLTALAQVVMAAIIPPRELGRYSGIFGAVFAVGTVAGPLIGGVLVDTSWLGWRWCFFIGVPFALLAIALLQLTLKLPTVRREVKIDYVGAVLIMSGVSALLLWVTLAGNRFDWASWQTAALVTGGVVLLAAAVWVESRVQEPIIPLDIFRNRTVALTTVASMLVGVAMFGGTVFLSQYFQISLGKTPTTAGLMSLPMILGLMVSTTVAGQIISSRGKWKGFLIAGGIIMTAGMGLLSTIGSDSSFGLLSVYMVVLGVGVGMLMQNLVLAAQNDVPAAELGAATSVLSFFRSLGGAIGTSALGAVLAHRVADEMKKGFGGAADNGGAGSGVPDLTTLPESARQVVEHAYGVATADVFLIGAPFAFLALIAVLFIKEKPLRTQSGMERLAEESAAAKAAAAPTH, from the coding sequence ATGACCGCTGCCGTCACACCCGAAACCGGCGCCGCCGGTGCGATCGAGGGGCCCGCGCCAGGCATGACGCGCCGCCAGATACTCCAGGCCATGTCGGGCCTGATGGCCGGCATGTTCGTGGCCATCCTGGCCTCCACCGTCGTCTCCAACGCCCTGCCCAGGATCATCGCCGATCTGCACGGCAGCCAGTCCTCGTACACCTGGGTCGTCACGGCCGAACTGCTCGCCATGACGGCGACGGTCCCGATCTGGGGCAAGCTCTCCGACCTGTACGACAAGAAGCTGCTCATCCAGCTCTCCCTGTCGATGTTCATCGCCGGCTCGCTCGTCGCGGGCTTCTCGCACAGTGTCGGGCTGCTCATCGTGAGCCGGGTCGTGCAGGGCATCGGCGCGGGCGGTCTCACCGCACTCGCCCAGGTCGTGATGGCGGCGATCATCCCGCCGCGCGAACTCGGCCGCTACTCCGGCATCTTCGGCGCCGTCTTCGCGGTCGGCACGGTCGCGGGCCCGCTCATCGGGGGTGTGCTCGTCGACACCTCCTGGCTGGGGTGGCGCTGGTGCTTCTTCATCGGGGTCCCGTTCGCGCTGCTCGCCATCGCCCTGCTCCAACTGACCCTGAAACTGCCGACGGTCCGCCGCGAAGTGAAGATCGACTACGTCGGCGCCGTCCTCATCATGAGCGGGGTCAGCGCGCTGCTGCTCTGGGTGACCCTCGCCGGCAACCGCTTCGACTGGGCCTCCTGGCAGACCGCCGCACTCGTCACCGGGGGCGTGGTCCTGCTGGCCGCCGCTGTCTGGGTCGAGTCCCGGGTCCAGGAGCCGATCATCCCGCTGGACATCTTCCGCAACCGCACCGTGGCACTGACGACGGTGGCGAGCATGCTGGTCGGTGTGGCCATGTTCGGCGGCACGGTGTTCCTCTCGCAGTACTTCCAGATCTCGCTGGGCAAGACCCCGACCACCGCCGGCCTGATGAGCCTTCCGATGATCCTCGGCCTGATGGTCTCCACGACCGTGGCCGGGCAGATCATCTCCTCCCGGGGCAAGTGGAAGGGCTTCCTCATCGCGGGCGGAATCATCATGACCGCGGGCATGGGCCTGCTGTCCACGATCGGCTCCGACTCCTCGTTCGGCCTGCTCAGCGTCTACATGGTGGTGCTCGGCGTCGGCGTCGGCATGCTGATGCAGAACCTCGTGCTGGCCGCCCAGAACGACGTCCCCGCCGCCGAACTCGGCGCTGCCACCTCGGTGCTGTCGTTCTTCCGCAGCCTCGGCGGGGCCATCGGTACGAGCGCCCTGGGCGCCGTCCTCGCCCACCGGGTGGCCGACGAGATGAAGAAGGGCTTCGGCGGCGCGGCGGACAACGGAGGCGCCGGCAGCGGCGTCCCCGACCTCACCACGCTCCCGGAATCCGCGCGGCAGGTGGTCGAGCACGCGTACGGTGTCGCGACCGCCGACGTCTTCCTGATCGGCGCGCCCTTCGCGTTCCTGGCGCTGATCGCGGTCCTGTTCATCAAGGAGAAGCCGCTGCGTACCCAGAGCGGCATGGAGCGGCTCGCGGAGGAGAGCGCCGCGGCGAAGGCAGCCGCGGCCCCGACCCACTGA
- a CDS encoding alpha/beta fold hydrolase produces MTHPSGIRAAAVDRFPDQFARTRRFSLGVPRQFTVSPDGARVLFVRGTSGTDPVSRLWLYENGTERLLADPLGPGLADEPAGELPPEERARRERARETSSGVVSYATDASVRLAAFALRGALWVVATDGGAPRRVRTAGPVVDPRPSPDGSLIAYVSGGALRTVRADGTGDRTLAGPDGEHVTYGLSDYVSQESIGRSRGYWWSPDGDALLVARVDTAGVARRYIADPSDPGRPPREVAYPAAGTANAKVSLHLVRVSGGRVGVRLPGTAGEGHPEAAWTDRAFEYVVAARWDGRGPLVCVQTRDQRSVHVLEVDAESGATRTLHRAHDPAWVALRPGTPLRLSDGALVVPARPGGDTQGLAIGDTVTPPGLEVREVIGAADGRVYFTAGGEPTEIHVWSYDTTGRDEGPVRVSGAPGVHTAAVGGPTVVLDSRTPKGQTVTVLRSGAEVGRIAVLAEEPLVTPRPLALRPGRRELRSRLHLPSWHRPDSGPLPVLLSPYAGHGMQVVLEVRTWWTAVAQWFAEQGFAVLVTDGRGTPGRGEAWEKSVHGDRLTAVLEDQIDALHAVAGDRPELDTTRVAMRGWSFGGYLAAAAVLRHPDVFHAAVAGAAPADRRLYDTHWEERFLGHPDVLPENYARNSLLEEAAALARPLMLVHGLADDNVAVAHTLRFSAALLAAGRPHTVLPLSGAGHLVGRDGAASGLLRLELDFLRKSLGL; encoded by the coding sequence ATGACCCACCCCTCCGGCATCCGCGCCGCCGCCGTCGACCGCTTCCCCGACCAGTTCGCCCGCACCCGGCGTTTCTCGCTGGGGGTGCCCCGGCAGTTCACCGTCTCCCCCGACGGCGCGCGGGTGCTGTTCGTCCGGGGCACGTCGGGCACCGACCCGGTGAGCCGGCTCTGGCTGTACGAGAACGGCACGGAAAGGCTCCTGGCCGACCCGCTCGGGCCCGGTCTCGCGGACGAGCCGGCCGGTGAGCTGCCGCCGGAGGAACGGGCCCGGCGGGAGCGGGCCCGCGAGACCTCGTCCGGCGTGGTCTCCTACGCCACCGACGCCTCCGTGCGTCTGGCGGCCTTCGCGCTCCGCGGCGCCCTCTGGGTGGTCGCCACGGACGGCGGCGCGCCCCGCCGGGTCCGCACGGCCGGACCGGTCGTCGACCCCCGCCCCTCGCCCGACGGCTCCCTGATCGCGTACGTCTCCGGGGGCGCGCTGCGTACGGTACGGGCCGACGGCACCGGCGACCGGACGCTCGCCGGACCGGACGGCGAACACGTCACGTACGGCCTGTCCGACTATGTGTCGCAGGAGTCCATCGGCCGCTCGCGCGGCTACTGGTGGTCCCCGGACGGGGACGCGTTGCTGGTGGCCCGCGTGGACACGGCCGGTGTCGCACGCCGGTACATCGCGGACCCCTCCGACCCGGGGCGGCCGCCCCGCGAGGTGGCGTACCCGGCCGCCGGTACGGCCAACGCGAAGGTGTCGCTGCACCTGGTGCGGGTCTCGGGCGGGCGGGTCGGTGTCCGTCTCCCCGGGACCGCGGGCGAGGGGCATCCCGAAGCGGCGTGGACGGACCGGGCGTTCGAGTACGTCGTGGCGGCGCGCTGGGACGGCCGGGGCCCGCTGGTCTGCGTACAGACCAGGGACCAGCGGTCCGTCCACGTCCTGGAGGTGGACGCGGAGTCCGGTGCGACCCGGACGCTGCACCGCGCCCACGACCCCGCCTGGGTCGCGCTGCGCCCCGGCACCCCGCTGCGGCTGTCCGACGGGGCGCTCGTCGTCCCGGCGCGGCCCGGCGGCGACACCCAGGGCCTCGCCATCGGCGACACCGTCACACCACCGGGCCTGGAGGTCCGCGAGGTGATCGGCGCGGCGGACGGGCGGGTGTATTTCACGGCGGGCGGGGAACCGACCGAGATCCATGTCTGGTCGTACGACACCACGGGCCGGGACGAGGGCCCCGTCCGGGTCTCCGGCGCACCCGGTGTGCACACCGCAGCGGTCGGCGGCCCGACCGTGGTGCTCGACAGCAGGACCCCGAAGGGGCAGACGGTGACGGTGCTGCGCTCCGGAGCCGAGGTGGGCAGGATCGCCGTCCTGGCCGAGGAACCGCTCGTCACCCCCCGGCCACTGGCGCTCCGCCCGGGCCGGCGGGAACTGCGCAGCCGGCTCCACCTGCCGTCCTGGCACCGCCCGGATTCGGGTCCGCTGCCGGTGCTGCTCAGCCCGTACGCCGGTCACGGCATGCAGGTCGTGCTGGAGGTGCGGACGTGGTGGACGGCGGTGGCCCAGTGGTTCGCGGAGCAGGGGTTCGCGGTGCTCGTCACGGACGGGCGGGGCACGCCGGGGCGGGGCGAGGCGTGGGAGAAGTCGGTGCACGGCGACCGGCTGACGGCTGTCCTGGAGGATCAGATCGACGCGCTGCACGCGGTCGCCGGGGACCGTCCGGAGCTGGACACGACGCGGGTCGCGATGCGCGGCTGGTCGTTCGGCGGATACCTCGCGGCGGCCGCCGTGCTGCGGCATCCGGACGTCTTCCACGCGGCGGTGGCGGGCGCGGCGCCCGCGGACCGGAGGCTCTACGACACGCACTGGGAGGAACGGTTCCTGGGCCACCCGGACGTGCTGCCGGAGAACTACGCGCGCAACTCGCTGCTGGAGGAGGCCGCGGCCCTGGCCCGTCCGCTCATGCTGGTGCACGGCCTCGCCGACGACAACGTGGCCGTCGCCCACACGCTCCGGTTCTCGGCCGCCCTCCTGGCCGCCGGGCGCCCCCACACGGTGCTGCCGTTGTCCGGCGCCGGTCACCTGGTCGGCCGGGACGGCGCGGCGAGCGGGCTGTTGCGGCTGGAGCTGGATTTCCTGCGGAAGTCCCTGGGACTGTGA
- a CDS encoding cysteine hydrolase, whose amino-acid sequence MPSREQLAAQTDPATTALLTVECQEGVVGPDSALPELAEAAVASGALRQVARLVAGAHEAGVQVVHAVAERRPDGRGANRNARLFRAAGRLPVQQYPGTAAVRIAAPIEVTGEDLVVRRLHGLSPLAGTDVDALLRNLGCRTLVVTGVSANVAVPNAVFDAVNLGYTAVVPADAIAGVPADYTSVMVRNTLALVATVTTTDELLDRWRDPGAGAGART is encoded by the coding sequence GTGCCGTCCAGGGAACAGCTCGCCGCGCAGACCGACCCGGCCACCACCGCACTGCTGACCGTGGAGTGCCAGGAGGGGGTGGTGGGACCCGACAGCGCACTGCCCGAACTCGCCGAGGCCGCGGTGGCGTCGGGTGCGCTGCGGCAGGTGGCCCGGCTCGTCGCCGGAGCCCACGAGGCCGGTGTCCAGGTGGTGCACGCGGTCGCCGAGCGCCGTCCCGACGGCCGGGGCGCCAACCGCAACGCCCGCCTCTTCCGCGCCGCCGGCCGGCTTCCCGTGCAGCAGTACCCCGGCACCGCGGCGGTCCGGATCGCCGCACCCATCGAGGTCACCGGTGAGGACCTCGTCGTCCGGCGGCTGCACGGGCTGTCCCCACTGGCGGGCACCGATGTGGACGCCCTCCTGCGCAACCTCGGCTGCCGCACCCTCGTGGTCACCGGGGTATCGGCCAACGTGGCCGTCCCCAACGCGGTCTTCGACGCGGTCAACCTCGGATACACCGCGGTCGTGCCGGCCGACGCCATCGCGGGGGTGCCCGCCGACTACACGTCTGTGATGGTCCGCAACACCCTGGCGCTCGTCGCGACGGTGACCACGACCGACGAACTGCTCGACCGCTGGCGCGACCCGGGGGCCGGGGCCGGCGCGCGGACATGA
- a CDS encoding pyridoxamine 5'-phosphate oxidase family protein has protein sequence MAVTQRRGRRIMMTDEERDAYLTGQRTCRVATVGTDGRPHAGALWFCWDGGSLWLYSITRSLRWSQLRRDPRVSVVIDDGVEYGELRGVELAGDASFIGEAPRTGKPCPELDTPERLFAAKYFGMETMPHDNRHAWLRLTPTTITSWDFSKLPGPDNG, from the coding sequence ATGGCCGTCACCCAGCGTCGGGGCCGCCGGATCATGATGACGGACGAGGAGCGCGACGCCTATCTCACCGGGCAGCGGACCTGCCGGGTGGCCACCGTCGGCACGGACGGCCGCCCCCATGCCGGCGCGCTCTGGTTCTGCTGGGACGGCGGCTCGCTCTGGCTCTACTCGATCACCCGGAGCCTGCGGTGGTCACAGCTGCGCCGCGACCCGCGCGTCTCCGTGGTGATCGACGACGGCGTGGAGTACGGCGAGCTGCGCGGCGTCGAACTCGCGGGCGACGCGTCCTTCATCGGCGAGGCCCCCCGCACCGGCAAGCCCTGCCCGGAACTCGACACGCCCGAGAGGCTGTTCGCGGCCAAGTACTTCGGCATGGAGACAATGCCCCACGACAACCGCCACGCCTGGCTCCGCCTCACCCCCACCACCATCACCAGCTGGGACTTCAGCAAACTCCCCGGCCCGGACAACGGGTGA